A stretch of the Bubalus kerabau isolate K-KA32 ecotype Philippines breed swamp buffalo chromosome 11, PCC_UOA_SB_1v2, whole genome shotgun sequence genome encodes the following:
- the LOC129622979 gene encoding uncharacterized protein LOC129622979, with protein MQPPRTSSLKQVIQRSRNGMYLTKLAAAARRIFRGSGASGPVAPLSFLVSPCGVLWAGVLTVVWCSLVSEPAQGVCEPSVLAKEPLTQRSEYYGNREELRPEVWTHRDLVSRDSVEWKPPRNPVSSSGKWEGPEVWPLLGLAAQLWPSRLSLRRPGHLGACWRLRASGPAWGNPKAAGGRQERPAHHGLQSSVGQKSVLPPTPASDQFITCAVPHLPASPSPLCLARLLSGHLTMQPQFPQGEAFLASLGRSRAVSPSVSWPGFIFLHGTPCHLQFYVSDYLFIISLFLECELRDSGRACLVPLLQAQQFFVL; from the exons ATGCAACCACCTAGGACCTCTTCTCTTAAGCAGGTCATACAAAGGAGCAGAAATGGAATGTATCTGACAAaactggcagcagcagcaagaagaatTTTCAGAGGCAGTGGAGCCTCAGGACCAGTTGCACCGTTGTCTTTCCTGGTCTCACCCTGTGGTGTGCTTTGGGCTGGGGTTCTGACTGTGGTCTGGTGCTCCTTGGTTTCTGAGCCAGCTCAAGGAGTCTGTGAGCCTTCTGTGCTTGCAAAAGAACCACTAACACAGAGAAGTGAGTATTATGGGAACAGAGAGGAGCTGAGGCCTGAAGTATGGACACATAGGGACTTGGTAAGCAGAGATTCTGTAGAGTGGAAGCCACCAAGGAATccagtttcctcttctggaaaGTGG GAGGGACCTGAGGTATGGCCTCTGTTGGGGCTTGCAGCCCAGCTCTGGCCTTCCAGACTGAGCCTGAGGCGTCCGggccacctgggagcttgttggaGGCTCAGAGCATCAGGCCCCGCCTGGGGAAATCCTAAAGCAGCAGGTGGGCGGCAGGAGAGGCCTGCACACCATGGCCTGCAGTCATCTGTGGGACAGAAGTCTGTCCTGCCCCCGACCCCAGCCTCAGACCAGTTCATCACCTGTGCCGTCCCTCATCTTCCTGCCTCTCCAAGTCCCCTCTGCCTTGCAAGGCTCCTCTCGGGACATCTAACCatgcagcctcagtttcctcaa GGAGAAGCTTTTCTGGCCAGTCTTGGCAGAAGCAGAGCCGTGTCACCCTCCGTCTCCTggcctggctttatttttcttcacggCACTCCCTGTCACTTGCAGTTTTATGTATCAGATTATTTGTTTATTATCTCCCTCTTCCTAGAATGTGAGCTCCGTGACTCGGGGAGGGCCTGTCTTGTTCCTTTGCTACAAGCTCAACAATTTTTTGTGctatga